ATGGTGATGATCAGTCCTGGTCATACACCCTCCCATTTGCCTTTCCATTTTTCGGGCATGAGTATAAAGAGTTGTTCATATCATCTAACGGATTTATTGATTTTGCGAGCACGACCCCGTCATACCTGAAGTCAGAGGAGATGCTTTCTGGAAGGGTCATGATTTCACCCTTCTGGGATGACCTTGTAATAGACCCTGTTGAGCATCCTGAACATGATATCTATATACACATGCCCTCTAACGATTCAATCTGTTTCAGATGGAGCGCAAAAAGTTATTATACTGATAGCGATATCAATGTGGAGGTCACCCTTCACAGGGATGGAAGGATAGAGTTTAATTATGGTGAAGGTAATTCAGCAACATCCCCTGTAATAGGAATTTCCGCAGGGGACAGTAAAAACTATCTGCTTTCAACATTAAATAGAAAAAGCCTGCTCTCGTGCGTGGACACTGTTATTTTTATTCCGGGTGACAGAAAGTTCCCCTTGTTTCTTAAAAAGGGGTGGAACCTCGTCTCAGTGCCTGTGCGTCCGAATGACTCTCTTGTGCCCATAGTGCTGGGGGATGCCTATAACAGCATTGAAACCATATGGGGATATTTTTACAATGCATGGCAAATACATATTGCAGGGATGTTCCCGGAAAGTGACTTTTTAACCATGAAGGATAATTACGGCTACTGGGTGAATTCAGGAGAAAATGCCTTGAGGATAAGGATATCAGGGGAGTTGGCCCAGGGCGCCATATCACTCAGTAAGGGGTGGAACCTGACCGGATACAAATCCTTTGAGATTAAACCTGTTTCCGATGCAATATCCTCCATAGCCGGAAAGGTGCAGTCGATCTGGACATATAAAAATGGTAAATGGTATGTTTATGACCCGCTTCATCCTGAATTCAGTGATCTTGTTTTCATGGAGCCGGGTTTGGGCTACTGGATAAATACTAAAGAATCATGCGAATGGGCACAGTAGGGATATGAAAGGGTTTTAAAGGAATATTTATCATGAAAAGAATATATATAACTTTTATAATACTTTTATGCTGCTGTCTTGCATATGCAGCAGGCCCTGCCTTTCCTGCAAGAATAGGCGGCTCGGTAACTGTTGATGGTGTGCTGCTTAATGCTGCTACAGGCAGGGGATTTACATTCAGGGTCACGGCAATGGATGGGAAAGATTTTTCACCGCAGGCACTGGACATGGACGGCCTTAATGGCGCCGGTAAATATATTATTGATATCCCTGTTCATGACCCGGTAACCCAGCCCGGAGGCGCAAAGCCTGAGGGCAGGGCAATCATCCATGCATATAAAGAGAAGAAGGCCTTAAAGGTTATAAGCCCTGTGGGTAGTGAGTTCACTGTGGGCAGGGGCGGTTCAATTACTATAATTGACCTTGTGGTATCGTCACATTAGTAAAGCTCTCTATTTCAGCTCATTGGCCCTTGATCGTGCATCCCTGCGCGATTGCCTTCGCTTTTCTTCATGCACCTCTCTTATGGGATCAAAGGGTTCATGGGGAAGCGCATTAATGATCTCATCAAATGATTCCTGAAACTCATCCTTAAACTCAGGATGGGGCAAAATATAAAAATCATTTCGCTCTATTCCCTTTAAAACCTTGGTTCCTACTTCAAAGGGATTCATGCCTGTAGGCAGCACCTCTCTGAAAACATGCCCTGTAAATGCCCTTGTTTTACCGGTTACATCATCCATGCTTCCATCAAATCTTTTAAGTCTGTTCTCCTCGCTTTGATGCAGGTTTGTTGCAACTGTACCCGGGCATAATACCGAGACCCCGATCCCAAAGGGTGCAAGGTCATAACGCAGGGATTCAGATAATCCGCGGATTGCAAATTTTGTTGCCGAATAGATACCATTCCCAGGCCCTGCCACAATACCGGCTATTGATGATGTGTTTACAATATGCCCTGACCCCAGCATTTTTAACCTTGGGATAAAGGTCATGAGGCCGTTAAACACCCCTCCCAGGTTTACTGCCATCAGCCAGTCCCAGTCAGAATAGCTGGCCTGGTCCATTGCCCTTATTATATTCACACCTGCATTGTTGCATAGTATGCTCACAGGCCCGAATACCTTTTCCGCCTCAATAGCGGCCTTTTCAAAACCTTCCCTGTCTGTAACGTCAAGCAGGATCGGGTGAACCGCATCTCCCTTATTACCAAGGTATCTAACCGCCTCATCAAGATGATCCTGCCGAAGATCGGCAATAACCACCTT
The sequence above is drawn from the Desulfatiglans sp. genome and encodes:
- a CDS encoding SDR family NAD(P)-dependent oxidoreductase, giving the protein MKEIRGKTAFITGGGSGIGLGMAKAFTQAGVKVVIADLRQDHLDEAVRYLGNKGDAVHPILLDVTDREGFEKAAIEAEKVFGPVSILCNNAGVNIIRAMDQASYSDWDWLMAVNLGGVFNGLMTFIPRLKMLGSGHIVNTSSIAGIVAGPGNGIYSATKFAIRGLSESLRYDLAPFGIGVSVLCPGTVATNLHQSEENRLKRFDGSMDDVTGKTRAFTGHVFREVLPTGMNPFEVGTKVLKGIERNDFYILPHPEFKDEFQESFDEIINALPHEPFDPIREVHEEKRRQSRRDARSRANELK